Within Lepus europaeus isolate LE1 chromosome 8, mLepTim1.pri, whole genome shotgun sequence, the genomic segment caaagagctggatcagaagagcagcagccgggactagaactggcgcccacaggggatgccagtgccacaggaggcagattagcccactgcaccacagcactgaccccagttGCCCAATTTGTAAACAAGGCCCAACAGAATGGTTACACAGATTAAACGAGTTAATTCAAGTGAAGTTCCTACAACAATGCGCGGTACACAGTAGGTGATGTCGAGGTGAGTGCTGTCTCTGACAAAAATCGTTATTGCTAAACATTTGTTCTGTTCCTGGTTTTGCTTTGGCCTTCAGCAAGTCACTTAATGCCAGTTTTCTTGCAAAAAGGAAGCAAACTGGACTTCATTTCTCTGGATATATATCTCGGTGACCTTTATTGGACTTCAAAAGCACATAAAATAGTTTAAACATCGTTCTGAGTGATACAGGTTCAACAAACATAAAGCAGATACAAACATGTCTAGCTCAGGTGCCAAGTTTGGGGAATGCAGAAGTAACTGTGCAATAATAGTGAAACACACCTACTAGCCTGGTCACGGGGCGTGACGGACAACTGTATGCTACATTCTTATAAAGTAACCTGTGTGGACACTCACTACAGGAAGGAGAGCATTGGCAATCACTCAAGACGTGGTCAGGGTACAAGTCTGGCAAAGTGTAGCAGTGCCAGACAACTGGCCTGAGCAGCCTGCGATTCCACTAACTGGACTGGATTCTCCATAAAAGAGAAATGCTATTTTGTTGGGAATGAAGTAAGGGTCAGTTAAGAGAATGAAACTCTTAGAAATTGACCAGAAAGGTTTTGTGTACTTTTTTAGCCACACATTAATTAGCATGCTACCACCTTAATGTTCTATCTGAGACCTGGGGTGCTGGGTGTTTTCTTTCTCACAAAGTACGAAAGTACAACAGGATTGCTGCTCACAGGAGGGGCTCATTTCATGTTTATTGAGTGAATTAATGAACCCtcataaattttcattaaaaggaATCAAAGTAGAGCGAAAAGTTAGGGTTTCATAGAACTTTGGAATCTGTAAACTTTAAAAGCCTAAATtcctcatttacttatttatttcaaggggggagagagagagaaggagggatataacacacccatccactggttcaccccccagctgCCCACAGTGCTCGGGGCTGGACTGGACCAGCCAAAACTGCTGGGAGCCGGGCACTGAACCCAGGTTTACCACAAGGGTGGTAGCAGCCCAGCTACGTGAGCCATCCCTTCTGATCCGATggcctgcactagcaggaagctggagtcaggagctgcaccTGGGACCTGGCTATCCTCACGGGCCATGGGTGTCTTAGCCACTAAGCTGAACGCCAGCCTCTGCCtcactttttaaatgaaacatcTGATAAAGTGGTCCGACCAAAGCTGCAATATTTAGAGACAGAAGATTAAAAATTCAAACTGACTGATGAGGAGGCTATTTGCATTATACCCAACTTCCTTCACTTTTGGTCATGAACAAAATCGCCAATCCCAagattcaaattcaaatttttctgttctttctttataGCCTTAAACTCTAGACCTTTCAAGCTCTGTGGTTACACACAGGTTCAAAATTCCATGAATCCCAAAGTCTTTACAGTACCCTTAAAGAATTCCAGCACTGAGTTTACTAGCAGgtttatatcatatataatttaCCCAATAAATGATAATTGTTGCTTAGGAGTCACTTGCATTTATTACGAAAATTCCTGAGACTGGTTTTgataaaaataagcacataaacaAAGTGAAAAGCAGGAGTAGAGAGGATAAATCCAAATGtatctcattattatttttaaaaaattactaagtGGGATCCCTCCTACGCAACTGATCGTTTTTATCTAATTTGTTcttcattcaaaaaataagatCACCCAGTATCATTTTAATGCATCACAATAACAGTCTCCTGGATGCCATTTGGTCAATCACTCTAACCCAGCAGCTTGGATAAGAATCACAACAATGTACTGGTGTCTGAATATTCCAATTATGTTGCTACCTCTGTTATTTTTGCGTGTGACATAATTGAGAACCTATTATGCCCatgactgtgtttttttttttttcaagttaagaGGATTAGGAAGATTATCCATATTATCAAAACTATGTGCCTTTTTTGGAGTTATGGGTTCTTGAGAAAATATATGCTTTGGCTCAGATATTGGCCTGATGCAGCATTTATGATCAGTAATGTTTTTTCAGACAGCACATGTGCCCAAGTAGATCCTGGGAAAATTTCTGAGTGAGCATTAAACTGAATAAATGTTTTACCACACTCAGGATTCTAATGTTATACATTTGATATCTCCAACATGTCTGATTCACCACTTCCTCTAAGCAGGCAGAATGCCAATTACAGTCACACAAGGTTtcagaaataatcatttttaattttctgtgattCTACTTTCTATGACCATAGCTATTAGCTTCTTCCTCAGTGATAATCTGGGGCCCAAGAAAAGCAACAGACAATGAAGATTGGCAGAGAGAACtaatacatggaaaaaaaaactaaaaacattggATTGGTCTAGATCCAGAAGTGGTCAAGATGGATCTAAGGATCAAAGGAAAAGGCATATCAAAACCAGGTCAATCAATGGACTGATCTGAAATCCAGCAAGAATCAGAAGGCAGATAAATCAAAGAAATGCGAAGCCAGAAAGAAATAATAGCACAGGCAGATTCCTGACTGGGAAGGGAGAGTGAACGCCATTCAGGCAACCGGGAACCAAATAGGAAACATCCAGGAAGATAAACTCTAAATTGAGCCATACACTGTCTCCACCAGGATTACTTTTAAATGTTCCCATGTGTGGGGAGGAGCAAACCTCGCCACAAAGATAAACAGGTGTGTTAGCCAGCAATCAAGAGTAGATACTGGTGTTCCTAAGATCTACTTTAGAGCAgaatttaacaatttatttgtTTAACAATAAATAAGATACTGACAACGTGGCAGTGAAGTAAACATAAATATCCCTGCTACGCTCATGGAGCTGACATTGTACAGAGTTAGGCAAGTTAAGAGTTTAGCTACAGAACATAGCTTTTTAACTTGAAAGGGAGTCCAATCTCTATCCTTACTTAGGCCAAGTTCTATAAACTCCCATCCTAGTGCTTGCTCTAATTAGTTCCTGAACTTGtcctttttagttttctttttcagtttttaccagtaaatatttttcacatattttttttccttaaaatttgtttatttgaaaggcagaatgatggagagagagagctttcattctCAGGTTCACCACCaaaagaccacaacagccaggtctgggccaggcttaagccaagacccaggaactaCTCCCCAATCTCCCATGGTATGGCAGTACTTGATGCATCCAGTCTTGGATGGCAGGCACTCAAGCACTCTGGTCaacctgcactgccttcccaggcacattagtagggagctgggtcagaagtggtgcagctgggattagaatccGAGCTATGAAGCACGCTACCCACACCACAAGCTAcggcttaactccctgtgccacaatgccagcttccacATGTTCCTTTTCTTTATTCCAATTTTCATTTCTGGAGCCATACTgactttaaattcttattttctttttaaactgtttCATGATTTCCATGCTCCATTAAGTTAAATTCAGTACTTCTTGTTTCTGGAGAAGACATCAAAGGGAGGTAGGAAAAGTCCGGCCATCCATGGAGACTTTTCTGTAGAAGACCGTATGTCATCAAGAAACTGTCAGACAGGATGGATGTATTAGGGCCCTCAAGGGAGGCATTCAGTATATGGTGGTGAAAAGGCTATGATAACAGAGGAAATTTTCCAGATCCCTGGGAGAGAGCTGAAGTTAGTTTCAGTTGGCAGGAATCAGGAAACGCTTAATGAGGAAGCCTACACAAAACCTTAATTGGCTAGctaatatttaatgaataagCATTTAATTCGAGGGTAGGGGCTGTGTATGATTCCTTTCCTTTACCGTACTACCTAGAACAGAGCCTGGAAAAGAGCTCTTGTTTAAAAGGTTCCTAAATGTAAGTTGAACTTATCTTGAATGACTGTATTCAACCCTGAAGAACTAGCAGGACTTAAATTAAGGAAGACAGAGATAAACAGAGCAGATCTTTCCAAAGAAACACAGCATGaacaaaaataagaggaaaatatgGGCAAAGAGTAGCTTAATGTGCATGAAGCACTCAAAGATCAAATTCGAAAGTCTAATGATTCTATCTGAATGACACCAGTTGCAGTAGAGTGGTGAAACCTGGAAGCCAGTGTCCCCTGAGAAGGTGGTAAGGGGGTAGAACAATCAGAATGcactgttcttaaaaaaaaaaaaaatcatttattagggccggcactgcggtgcagcaggttaaagccccagtctgcagtgctggcatcccgtatgggtgctgattcgagtcctggctgctccacttctgatccagctctctgctatggcctgagtgttagggaccctgcacccacatgagaaacctggaagaagctctggctttgaatcagccagttctggccattgtgaccatttgaagagtgaaccagcggatggaagacctctctgcctttgcctctgcctctctgtaactctgcctttcaaataaataaataaatctttttaaaaaatcattcattttctttttatttgaaagagagacataaagacagaaggaaagacatttttcatctgctggttcacaccctaaatgcccacaacagccaaggtctgggccaggcagaagccaggggcctggaactcaatccaggtctcccacggcaTGGCAAGTACTTGATGCATCACTTGTTgcttgccagggtgcacattagcaagaagccggatcagaagtgaagtagccaggacttctaCCCAAGTGCTTTGCTAGGGGATGTttgctgcaccaaacgcccaccccaagTAGATTCTGAACATCTGGCTGAGTGGAGGCTAAGTGAAAAAGGGCAAAGGGGGAGAATTTTTAGGCTGAAGACAGTATTTTTATAGTGAGAGACCTGAGATGAAAGAAGAAAGATGGAAGATACAAGTGGAAAAGGAGATGGGCCAGATAGACAAGGGCCTCCTAGGGCAAATGAAAGGGACAGGAACCAAAACCAAAAGGTAAGATGCTTAGGACTGGATAGACAGGGGCTTCGTAGGACTGTGCTACTTGCTATTTAATTTTGGGCAAGACACTTAATTTTCTCAATTTGCtttttcatctgcaaaatagAGATAAAACATATCACAAGATTATTACATGTAAAACAAATAACCTCTTGCAGCTGTTACAAAGACAACCATGTAATATATTTCTTGTGCGAGTCTGAATAGCATCCCCACCCCTAAATTCAACAGGTTATTTTGTATTACAGGTGTTCCAAGGGGCGACGTAGGTTGTTGTGACAAACACCTGCCCTTGTCAGTATATTATCTTTAAAGACTCACTACTACACCTTTGTATAGGCTTAAAACTAAGCCTGACGTTGCATTTCTAAAATCCGTCTAGGTGTCCCACTGGTTTGCTTGACTCAACACCCATAGTCCATTGATTTTGCAGAACAAAGTCGAATACAACTACTACCAAAATGGTGCACTTTTTAACACTATGCTTCTGGTGCCCAAACAGGCAAGCATATTTCAGGGTTTTGAGCAAGTGATTTTAAGAATGTCTGTATACTGTCATAAAGTGCAAGCATAACTAGGCAGGCAGGGAATTTTTACTAACTGACTTGTAAAATCAAGACAAATCGTGCACTAATTTCAAAACTCGGGAAGTCCAAGGTTGTATACCAGCTACCTGTGCATAAAGAAGTCAAATACAACAAAATTCCTGGCTGTTCATGACACGTTACATATGCTTTAGATTTAGCAATTTGGCTGTACTTGTACTTCAGACTGTATCTAGTCTCTGTTTTTGGTTTACTTTATAATAATTACAGAAATTTCCATTTATAACAACTCTATGCTATAAAAGGAAGCACTTAAAAGGATCTCGGTACATGTGTGCAAAAGACGAaactttgcttttgtttcttctgAATTCATTGAGAGACTGCCTAAGAAGTTTTCCACCTATAATTTCTGAGGCTGCGACGTGTTCGCCTGGTATTCTACCACATGTCATTTTTAACAGAACACAGATTTCATGAGTTTGTGGGTTCCCTGAACTTCCTTTTTGAAAATCTTGGACGTTGGCAGATGACTCGCCATTACTTTTTACATTgcactttacaaataaaaaagtaaatactttGCAGATTTATTTCAGAACCTTTGAGACCCCAGGAATCTTTACGGATAGAAACCCACTCAGATGAAGCAGTTTGGAGAGTTAACGTAAACAGGCAGCACTTTGTAGTAGGTTTGGTGAAGATAAAGCATTTCAGCACGCGTTCTGCCACAAAGCCTGAGGTTAGAGCTTCAGAATTCCTTCTGAAAAGGACAAAAGAGAGACTTCCTGTCATTTCCTTGGCTTTCTGCATGTGGGACCAATATGGGCAATGCAAAGTTTAAACAGATGCAAATGGCAGGGGGAGGAGGCGCTGTCAAGCCTTGCTTTACATAGCTCTCCATACCCAGGTTGAATTTAAGTCCGCCTCTCCTTGGAGCTTCCCGAGGCGACTGCGGCTGACGTTGCGGCAGGCTTGAATGGTCTATTTCACCAATATTTGCTTATGGAAATAAAGGGGAGTgacggggggagggggcggaggggaggaggggctggaggcggCGGGAGCCTCTGACCACAGCACCGCGCACCAGTAACCTTGTCTGATGTGATCATTAACCTTTCTGGAAGAGGCCGCTGGCAGATCTGCGAGGTCCGTCCTCAGAATGTGAGGGGAGCCGCAGATACATCGCACACACTATTCACTGTCTGTTTGTTTTACTCTGAGAGCTATCGCTCCACTTGCGGGGGGGGCAGAAGAACATGAAATTGCAACGGTTCTTTTTCATGTTTCTCATTTTGATGATGAGTCTCCTCCTCATCAACGGACAGAGACCAGGTAGGACTCGGCTAGATTGGTAACGCGTACCTTGTGTTCGTGCGGCTTGCGTCCCTGGGTCTCTGAGTGTGACTGTGTTTACTCTGAAGTCTCTTCGGTGTGCTTGCAGTTAGCAGAATGAGGGTCAATGTGTAGGATTTTGGATGCATGCTATCTATTCTGTTGGGTCTGTTActtggagttttttttaaaagctagattTAAAATGGTGATAGTTCCCTGTTTGTTCTAAATATAAAGAACATTATCCTTAAGCTATtgttgtccttttttaaaaaaaaaaagaaagaaacgcaGATGCTGGCCTATTTATTATAGATGTTAAAAATTGGGTTTTTTGTTAGATAAAATGCAAAATCCAAAGCACTTATTAAAAGCATGTTgctgactggaagagggcaactgtaGCAGCATTAAGAACATATATGtaaaaaagaacatataaaaaccacaatgtgacGAAATGCAAACAAAACTTTAACAGGTCAGTAGCTGCTATTTCTAGTAACATAGTTAGGTTTGCCACTTAAGAACAAGATAGTGCAGTTTTTATCATTGTGCTCATAGAaccaaaaaatatcaaaaatatatgtatttatggttGAGATATGTGATATTAACTTACTTGAGACTTTTCTCAAGGAAAACATCAATTACTTTGTCCTTCACCAACAGGAACTGAGTAGACAAAATTGTGTAATGTGCTTTTCCTTCAAAATCAAATATCTAAGATTTCAAAGCACTGGCAAGTTAAAATTTGAGAAAGTTAGCTTTCTGACTCAGGAAAACCGCAAACCCAAGTGTAAATACAGAGGTGATAATATTTACATTCAAATATGTCAGAGCATTTGCTTGATGATGATACTTCTCTACCGAGACAAGAAAATGGGGCAGAACTGGTTTAAAATTCAGACTCTGCCTTCTAGTGAATTAGAAGTTTGAGCACCGTGAGGGTCTTTGAAATGATGGCCTCTGGTCTGTCTTTTTAACATAAATAAGGGAGGGTTCCAAGTCAGCCACTCAGAGAGTGCAGCTTGATTCCTTTTTATTggttgcagcaattgctgttctAACCATTTCTACTTTCCCAAAACACAGAACACCATTACAGGTCCTTAGGACATAGCTGTGACTAACTCACTACCTCAAATCACAGGTCCACAAGGATTTaggaagaaatcacagaaaaGGCAGCAGATACTGCTACTAAGACCTTGCTACTGTTAGGAATACACCTGGTGTACATCCATTACATTGATTTTGTGTGTCATCACATTTGAACAAAGAATAAACTACAGTTTGCAAAATATAGTATGGCATTCTCCAGATTACACAATTCTCTGAAAAATgctcctctgcttttttttccttcagtccaTTTGGCCATGAGAAGGAAGTTCCACAGACACAACTGCCTCCAGAGGAGATGCGTGCCTCTCCATTCCCGGGTGCCCTTCCCCTGAGGTATTTCTGAGGGACACTCATTTCACTGCATTTAATTGCGTACGCAATGAAGGCTCATTGTTCGTGATTTGTAATAGGGGCTTGTGGTGTCGTCAGAGTTTCAGAGGTACACGCAAGGGAAACGGCATAGTGTTTGAGAGTTGGCTTGTCAGTTAAGGAAGAAAATGAGATAGATTAAGAAGATGTAGGAAAATGTTGATAACTGTTGAATCTGATAGTGCAGGGGGCTAGGGACTATTGTGTGTCTTTGAGAGCTGTGAGTACAAAAATCAGACATGAGGAGAATTGAGTTACAGAAGCGTCTTTAAGCATGTATTCTGAAAACAGGCAAGGCACCAGATGTTCTCCGGAACAAGCACATTTTCCATTAAGCCTCCCATGGACTCAAAGCATTTGGACATATTTACTCAACAGCATCATCACGACAGGCTGGCCTCCATACTTCCAAGTTTACCTTTAATATATAAAACCAACTTAACATTAATGGCACGGAAGCTTTCCAGACTCCCAGCTAGGACTGGTCTCAATGCTTGCAATTTTGCTCCTCCCTTTTCTGTTATTACACTCACTAAAAGGCCAATGATTtcacaccatcaccatcaccaggaACACCGCTTGACTCAATTAACTTTGAAACACTGCTCAAGTTTAAGTCacttcatactttaaaaaaaaaaaaaaaaaaaaaaaaaaaagctgatctgGTGTCCCATTGTGGTGATTTTAAACTCTTTAATTCCTTTAAGATATATCTtcctaaagaaaaaaactatacaaatatCCCTCAGCTGATTCGCACACACAGGGAGTTGCTAAATTAGCTGATTCAGTTGATCTGTAGATGTAGCTGTTAGGGCTCTTTTCATTCAGAGGAAAGAATGGTTGCTGTACTTATTGTTTGATACACGCTTTTCAAACCCAGTCAAAGCCTTGCCAtaggaaattaaagaaaagaagaacaatTCAGTAATAAGCACGTATCAAGAGGGCTGGGACAAAAAGCCAAATTCTCTATGCCTGTATCTGTAACAAATTATTCCCTGCcatcaaaatatgaaaaatatgtgtGGTGGGGAAATGCAGACAGTTCCAGTAGGGGGGTCTTGAGGAGCCAATTAATAGTGATTGGAACATGCTTTCAAAGGATTTCATATGTCAAAATAAACCTTTGGTGTGTGTTGGTAATGTTTCCAGCAGAGATTTTTCAGTCTTGCGCTTTTCAGAAATCTGTGCTTAGGAAGAATGAAGAAGTCCTGGATGTTCCCAGCACTGCTCCACAAATGACCTAGGAGGAGAGGGGGCAATGTCACAACAGCAAGAGAATTCCTGTGCAAAGATACTTTGCAAAACACAAGCGCAAGTCCTTTAGTTAGCCACAggttgccttgattttgttgcaaACCACCCACCATAAAAACTGGGAGTGCAAGTAAACAAGATAGAGTTGGGAAATTTATCTCATCAAAGTGAGAGGAAATTCTGACCTATAAACTAAGTTTGTAGACCAAAGAGAAACTTAAATAAAGGTTATGTAAACCTTTTAATAATAACAATCCTTCACAGGAGTCCGCAGATAGCTTTATAGACACGCTCAGGTTACAGcaccttttttctctgtgtttaggCTAATCCTACATTCCAGCTATAGTTCTTTGAAGAAAAAGTCACCTGTTGGAATCCAGTGATTATTATAAGAACCAGCGTAAGATACACATTCAGATAATTTCCCAAGAGCTTGCTCAGTCAGCACTGTGATCTAAATGCCATCTTCAAATTGGACAGCGTCATTCTCACTGTCTCAAACATTcccattttttatgtgtcttgcAACAAGGGCACTTAGACAGCTGGTTAAGGGCACTGTAGACCTAGGTAGTGGACTCTAAGGTAAAACCCATTCATTTCCTACCCCCTCTGTTTTCTGCCTGCTTTAGATAAAATCGCATGTGGTTATTTAATTCAGTTAGGGTCAAGTAAGACTGTAAAAGGATAGGCAAGACAAACAATTGACTTTGGAAGTTTTCCAGATTAACCCTTCTTAGTGGTTTAGACCTTCAGCTCCTTTGATAGGTATGCCCTATTACCTGCACTCTGTCCACTTTTTCTTAAAGGACTCACAATCCCGAGCAAGATTTCCTTGCCTGTTTTGAGTGAATTAAGTGGAAAATCTGTGCTATATGCAAATCATTttcttgcccccccccctttttttttggtcACAGAAATATTTTGGTATTACCTTCAGCCCTAAGTGAACTAGAGCAGAGAAGAG encodes:
- the APELA gene encoding apelin receptor early endogenous ligand; its protein translation is MKLQRFFFMFLILMMSLLLINGQRPVHLAMRRKFHRHNCLQRRCVPLHSRVPFP